A window of Puniceicoccales bacterium contains these coding sequences:
- a CDS encoding carbohydrate kinase family protein: MDRKNILNMAHRFNSMIGFDGFIDKIVEAVRLRDGTGKNYQRIETIDEFAKKIAMASGHSTNMEFFVKEIRIGGNAVLMANALADLGVMTRFIGSLGKFTENIFLEFSKKTQALSLGEPGETTAVEFNDGKILFGITNPLDAITFEKIIENVGLEVFIEMLEVADLIAILNWTMIPAMGKIMDTMTNEIVPKLNKKQKFYFFDLADPEKRSQKDKKLVMDQIGIFGKYGTAVLSLNVKEAQQLCDLFGKINLDETKNSMMAAAKFLLDHSKINKIVIHGIGCSACASANATSFVDGFKVDNPVTSTGGGDVFNAGFSLAMLAGETDENCMVFANETSNRYVRGLAINK; encoded by the coding sequence ATGGATAGGAAAAATATTTTAAATATGGCTCATCGATTTAATTCTATGATTGGATTTGATGGCTTCATTGACAAGATTGTGGAAGCCGTTCGGCTGCGTGATGGTACCGGCAAAAATTATCAAAGAATCGAAACCATAGACGAGTTTGCCAAGAAAATTGCCATGGCATCGGGTCACAGCACGAATATGGAATTTTTTGTCAAAGAAATCAGGATAGGTGGTAATGCAGTGTTGATGGCCAATGCATTAGCTGACCTCGGTGTGATGACTAGATTCATAGGTTCACTGGGCAAATTCACCGAAAATATATTTTTGGAATTTTCAAAAAAAACCCAAGCTTTGTCGCTAGGAGAGCCAGGAGAAACTACTGCCGTCGAGTTTAATGACGGTAAAATATTATTTGGCATAACCAATCCATTGGATGCTATAACCTTTGAAAAAATCATAGAAAATGTTGGTCTTGAAGTTTTCATCGAAATGCTAGAAGTGGCTGATCTTATCGCCATCCTCAACTGGACCATGATACCGGCCATGGGTAAAATTATGGATACTATGACCAACGAGATCGTGCCTAAATTGAATAAAAAACAAAAATTCTATTTTTTCGATTTGGCAGATCCAGAGAAGCGAAGCCAAAAAGATAAAAAATTGGTAATGGATCAAATTGGCATTTTTGGAAAATACGGCACCGCAGTGCTCAGTTTAAATGTAAAAGAAGCTCAGCAACTATGCGACTTGTTTGGAAAAATTAATCTGGATGAAACAAAAAATTCCATGATGGCAGCGGCGAAATTCCTACTAGACCATAGTAAAATAAATAAAATCGTTATTCATGGCATAGGATGCAGCGCCTGTGCCAGTGCCAATGCTACGAGTTTTGTCGATGGATTTAAGGTCGACAATCCGGTGACCAGCACCGGTGGTGGCGATGTGTTCAATGCGGGATTCTCACTGGCTATGCTGGCCGGAGAAACCGACGAAAATTGCATGGTATTTGCCAATGAAACTTCCAACCGCTATGTGCGTGGGTTGGCAATAAATAAATGA
- the fabD gene encoding ACP S-malonyltransferase, producing MNNIKNLDSIQNFLSINSMAKVGIIFPGQGSQFVGMGKSLYDNDIIVREHFKAANRVLGYDLASICFNGPLERLTESRFCQPALFIHAYVSYLMVMMEICGIENPPDVIFGLSVGEIIALTIAGVLSFDAGLRLVERRGIYMQEACQETKGKMVALVGNSRKEVEILCKITDVYISNFNAPDQMVISGGAKEIDKAIDIAKKMKFSKVIELNVAGAFHSPLMESAKIRFKKYIKDIEFNEPKINIISNVTGKFMKDPDEIKSLLCEQIVSEVRWVDCMKTAIDHGVSKFYQCGPGKTLVKLAKRIDKNVMVKAVGEVSDVPGLPYVLDTP from the coding sequence GTGAACAATATAAAAAATCTAGACAGCATACAAAATTTTCTAAGTATTAATTCCATGGCTAAGGTAGGAATTATATTCCCTGGCCAAGGGTCACAATTTGTCGGCATGGGTAAATCCCTGTACGATAATGATATTATTGTCAGAGAACATTTTAAAGCGGCCAATAGGGTTCTCGGCTATGACTTGGCGAGTATATGTTTTAATGGACCACTGGAAAGATTGACCGAAAGTAGATTCTGTCAACCGGCGCTATTTATCCATGCCTATGTATCATATTTAATGGTAATGATGGAAATTTGTGGCATTGAAAATCCTCCAGATGTGATATTTGGCCTCAGTGTGGGAGAGATCATCGCATTGACCATTGCCGGAGTACTTTCCTTTGATGCCGGACTTAGACTTGTGGAAAGGCGTGGCATATATATGCAAGAGGCCTGTCAAGAAACCAAAGGAAAAATGGTGGCTTTGGTTGGTAATTCCAGAAAAGAGGTGGAAATTTTATGTAAAATAACAGATGTATACATATCTAATTTCAATGCCCCGGATCAGATGGTGATTTCCGGTGGGGCTAAAGAGATTGATAAAGCTATAGATATTGCAAAAAAAATGAAATTTTCCAAAGTGATTGAACTGAATGTTGCTGGAGCCTTTCATAGTCCATTGATGGAATCGGCTAAAATAAGGTTCAAGAAATATATCAAGGATATAGAGTTTAATGAACCAAAAATCAATATCATATCGAATGTTACTGGTAAATTTATGAAAGATCCAGATGAGATAAAATCTTTACTATGTGAACAAATAGTGTCAGAGGTACGATGGGTAGATTGTATGAAAACTGCCATAGATCATGGTGTTTCGAAGTTTTACCAGTGTGGCCCTGGAAAGACATTGGTCAAATTAGCCAAGCGAATTGATAAAAATGTGATGGTAAAGGCCGTCGGTGAAGTTTCTGACGTACCTGGCCTTCCCTATGTACTAGATACACCCTAG